A genomic segment from Acyrthosiphon pisum isolate AL4f chromosome A3, pea_aphid_22Mar2018_4r6ur, whole genome shotgun sequence encodes:
- the LOC100571986 gene encoding uncharacterized protein LOC100571986 has product MTSKSIIKLSCIINFFDDKKIFSKEENSFECGYVTSFNHIPDIGIISGQVHASMKNKLYDIKIFFKDKNIDHASCTCSTGLTKCHHMVSLLLHGHTNISVTDRYSLQLVKKMCERK; this is encoded by the exons atgacttCAAAGAGCATCATCAAGCTTTCATGcatcataaatttttttgatgacaaaaaaatattttcgaaggAAGAAAATTCATTTGAATGTGGTTATGTCACGAGCTTCAATCATATACCTGATATTGGTATAATTAGTGGTCAAGTGCATGctagtatgaaaaataaattgtacgatATTAAG ATATTCTTCAAAGACAAGAATATTGATCATGCCAGTTGCACATGTTCAACAGGTTTGACAAAATGTCATCATATGGTTTCACTTCTTTTACATGGGCATACAAATATATCAGTGACTGATAGGTACAGCCTGCAGCTGGTCAAAAAAATGTGCGAAAGAAAATGA
- the LOC100158985 gene encoding uncharacterized protein LOC100158985 — MYPVPSMAKMAYYACNNIERDKFELLDTPDIGIRNCCESLLDLFKADKIQDEHNDRQTMFRRSQFAINDDMFKHICEKAVFNGHIDCLKLAHEIGVPWETVPGWTSFRGKACDLAAGSGNMECLRYAFENGCPWDECTCINAASNGHLECLAYARENGCPWDENTCSNAASNGQLECLKYARKNRCPWDERTCSSAASNGQLECLKYARKNGCPWNKRTCSSAASNGQLECLKYARKNGCPWNKHTCSDAALNGQLECLKHARENGCPWNKRTCSDAALNGQLECLKYARENGCPWDEHTCSSAASNGHLECLKYARENWCRWDAFTCIRATVNGRLEFLKNAREDGCCWDGHTCSNAAFNGHLECLEYTRENMRPWTCSSAASNCHLASLKYA; from the coding sequence ATGTACCCAGTACCCAGCATGGCAAAAATGGCGTACTACGCGTGCAACAACATCGAACGTGACAAGTTTGAATTGCTGGACACACCTGACATCGGTATAAGAAATTGTTGCGAGTCGCTGTTGGACTTATTCAAAGCCGACAAAATCCAAGACGAGCACAACGATAGGCAGACAATGTTCAGGCGGTCTCAGTTCGCCATCAATGACGATATGTTTAAACACATATGCGAGAAGGCAGTGTTCAACGGGCACATCGATTGCCTGAAACTAGCACACGAGATTGGCGTCCCTTGGGAGACCGTGCCTGGATGGACCAGTTTCAGAGGTAAGGCGTGTGATCTGGCGGCGGGATCAGGCAATATGGAATGTCTAAGGTACGCCTTTGAAAACGGGTGCCCCTGGGACGAGTGTACGTGCATCAACGCAGCGTCTAACGGTCACCTGGAGTGCCTGgcttacgcacgggaaaacgggtgcccttggGACGAGAATACATGCAGCAATGCAGCGTCTAACGGTCAGCTGGAATGCCTGAAATACGCACGTAAAAACCGGTGCCCTTGGGACGAGCGTACGTGCAGCAGCGCAGCGTCTAACGGTCAGCTGGAGTGCCTGAAATACGCACGGAAAAACGGGTGCCCCTGGAATAAGCGTACGTGCAGCAGCGCAGCGTCTAACGGTCAGCTGGAGTGCCTGAAATACGCACGGAAAAACGGGTGCCCCTGGAATAAGCATACGTGCAGCGACGCCGCGTTGAATGGTCAACTGGAGTGCCTGAAACATGCACGAGAAAACGGGTGCCCCTGGAATAAGCGTACGTGCAGCGACGCCGCGTTGAATGGTCAACTGGAGTGCCTGAAATATGCACGAGAAAACGGGTGCCCCTGGGACGAGCATACGTGCAGCAGCGCTGCGTCTAACGGTCACCTGGAGTGCCTGAAATATGCAAGGGAAAATTGGTGCCGCTGGGACGCGTTTACGTGCATCAGAGCAACGGTTAATGGTCGCCTGGAGTTCCTGAAAAACGCACGGGAAGACGGGTGCTGCTGGGACGGGCATACGTGCAGCAACGCGGCGTTTAACGGTCACCTGGAGTGCCTGGAATACACACGGGAAAACATGCGCCCCTGGACGTGCAGCAGCGCAGCGTCTAACTGTCACCTGGCGAGCCTGAAATACGCATGA